In the genome of Mytilus edulis chromosome 3, xbMytEdul2.2, whole genome shotgun sequence, one region contains:
- the LOC139518044 gene encoding short-chain collagen C4-like, whose product MESKLQDIMVELNKGKHKVEQLTTQLNHQSTLISDGKSTYIRWGTHSCNTNATLIYSGQLGGTNYASTGGAANPLCMVHDVIWGSHQSEGNMAEIHGAEYQDNFWGTNTGDKDVPCAVCKPNTHSSVLMIPGRNQCLPGWTEEYHGYLSANLVSHTHTQHYICVDEKVEFLDGGTESKNGYLLYGVRAQCGSLKCPPYINGKPITCVVCSQ is encoded by the exons ATGGAATCAAAATTACAGGACATTATGGTAGAGCTTAATAAAGGAAAACACAAAGTGGAACAATTGACAACTCagttaaatcaccaatcaacttTGATATCAG ATGGAAAATCAACCTACATCAGATGGGGAACCCATTCTTGTAATACTAATGCAACACTCATTTATTCAG GTCAGCTTGGAGGCACAAATTACGCATCGACAGGTGGTGCTGCAAATCCTCTGTGTATGGTTCATGACGTCATCTGGGGCAGCCATCAAAGTGAAGGCAATATGGCAGAGATTCATGGTGCAGAATACCAGGATAATTTCTGGGGCACTAATACTGGGGATAAAGACGTTCCCTGCGCTGTATGCAAGCCTAATACTCACTCAAGTGTTCTAATGATTCCTGGAAGGAATCAATGCCTTCCTGGTTGGACTGAAGAGTATCATGGTTATTTGTCTGCAAATTTAGtgtcacacacacacacacaacatTACATTTGCGTAGATGAAAAAGTGGAATTTCTAGATGGAGGAACAGAAAGTAAAAATGGCTATTTACTGTATGGCGTGCGAGCCCAGTGTGGTAGTTTGAAATGTCCACCTTACATCAACGGAAAGCCAATAACATGTGTTGTTtgttctcaataa